Proteins co-encoded in one Stomoxys calcitrans chromosome 5, idStoCalc2.1, whole genome shotgun sequence genomic window:
- the LOC106091753 gene encoding myb-like protein AA: MMERKKVLELDKICRVCICERKDMRPLFSEKVAEMLMECASVTVEPTEGWPDKICVQCVHAVSRCHAFKMQVERSDKELREYIKSITVRVVIDEKPQIESPMRVQQTTTRVVLDEIQGLKLQQSQAKLVELQQQQQLLLQQQQEQQLLKQQRQQKTLQKQLKQQQDLRQQQQQQQQQQQQQQQQQQQQILLQQTVKRKSPLKRLQPLTKKSIQNQQSMQNSHQAQQSNQQQQQQQQLQQTQQQTTTQTQQIQHLLPPPTINEAVSLQNRLQNPQSLLNAPPQLMPISSNTTNVANNTTTTMPQQIVLPNGQIITTTQILTTNGNGGPPQLAQIISSPNTQTNQIAQTQTQFTPQLIQTTSGQTLQLIQQPNGQSILQLVHILPQRTSGHGMNSNTHTAAILEEDQLTMVDEDALMEQSEQHLIDDDEDEQDGTLDDHHQATGHSLQHHNGREQICETIVVEDEQLQIQHHQLLQQNVELEYLDDVTVTTSQQQQHHQQELILPDVTVVQHVMDDEEEFEDNDEDIIEEIHMEEEILDDDGTMLLENSNGSEFITEQDVEDHHQILHSDEHEYNDDNSLTHYTVVDGCISADGVDVDDVDALEEAEVNAVFQAACDANENERQQQNMHNNKLQTSASSTSLSSNTNYSTTSMAKKQRRSNTSSSRSIANTRQLQATASSIAQAAQDDDFEIDSKLIADFINQQTTVLGSGRYKCNLCQQEFKQFKGLQNHMHLHSNWIRANCKKQPQCEICQKKFKGPGMLRMHMKTHQSASKVPTCHICNKTFKSKAILYRHRQTHQQRSYCCAVENCRKHFSTALTLRSHIERKHPNTSNIPKYKCGECNDVFYDIYGLEEHLQKTGHGGDNLSSTVSSSGVSSHVTHAQSSTQNLSITNVQSNNSHLPTVTMTEVVGNNGDVYIVTQA, encoded by the coding sequence ATGATGGAACGCAAGAAGGTATTGGAACTGGACAAAATCTGCCGTGTCTGTATATGCGAACGCAAAGATATGAGACCACTTTTTAGTGAAAAGGTTGCAGAAATGTTAATGGAATGCGCCAGCGTTACTGTGGAACCAACCGAAGGTTGGCCAGATAAAATCTGCGTGCAATGTGTACATGCGGTCTCACGTTGCCATGCATTTAAAATGCAAGTGGAACGCAGTGATAAAGAGCTAAGGGAATATATCAAATCCATAACAGTGCGGGTGGTAATTGATGAGAAGCCTCAAATAGAGAGTCCTATGAGAGTGCAGCAGACGACGACGCGTGTTGTTTTGGATGAAATTCAGGGTTTGAAGCTACAGCAGAGTCAGGCAAAACTAGTGgaattgcaacaacaacagcagctgtTGTTGCAGCAGCAACAGGAGCAACAACTTTTGAAGCAACAAAGACAGCAAAAAACTTTGCAAAAGCAATTAAAACAGCAGCAGGATTTgaggcaacagcaacagcagcagcaacaacaacagcagcagcagcaacaacaacagcaacagcaaattTTATTGCAACAGACCGTTAAACGAAAATCTCCATTAAAGAGACTCCAGCCTTTGACCAAGAAATCCATCCAGAACCAACAGTCCATGCAGAACTCACATCAGGCGCAGCAGTCtaatcaacagcagcagcagcagcaacagctgcagcaaacacaacaacaaactacAACACAAACGCAGCAAATTCAACATTTACTCCCCCCGCCTACCATCAATGAGGCAGTTAGCCTACAAAATCGTTTACAAAATCCTCAATCACTACTCAATGCGCCGCCACAACTGATGCCAATTTCCTCAAACACTACAAATGTGGCAAATAATACAACGACAACCATGCCCCAACAAATAGTCTTGCCCAATGGACAGATCATAACCACCACTCAGATTTTGACCACGAATGGCAATGGAGGCCCGCCCCAGCTGGCCCAAATAATAAGCAGCCCCAATACACAAACGAATCAAATTGCTCAAACCCAGACCCAATTTACCCCCCAGCTTATACAGACCACCAGTGGTCAGACGCTGCAGTTGATACAACAACCCAATGGGCAATCGATTCTTCAGTTGGTACATATTCTACCCCAGCGCACCTCCGGACATGGAATGAATAGCAATACTCATACAGCGGCCATTTTGGAAGAGGATCAGCTGACCATGGTCGACGAGGATGCTCTAATGGAACAATCGGAGCAACATTTGATTGACGATGATGAGGACGAACAAGATGGTACTCTGGACGATCATCATCAGGCCACTGGCCATAGTCTGCAGCATCACAATGGGCGCGAACAAATCTGTGAGACCATTGTGGTGGAAGATGAGCAACTGCAGATCCAGCACCATCAATTGTTGCAGCAAAATGTCGAATTGGAATATCTGGATGATGTTACTGTGACCACTtcgcagcaacagcaacatcatcAGCAAGAGTTGATATTACCCGATGTCACCGTGGTCCAGCATGTCATGGATGACGAGGAGGAGTTCGAGGACAACGATGAGGATATCATCGAAGAAATCCACATGGAAGAAGAAATTCTGGACGATGACGGCACCATGCTACTGGAGAACTCCAATGGCTCGGAATTTATTACCGAACAAGATGTGGAGGACCATCATCAGATTCTGCACAGCGATGAGCATGAGTACAACGATGATAATTCACTAACCCATTACACTGTGGTGGATGGTTGCATAAGTGCAGATGGGGTCGATGTGGATGATGTCGATGCTCTGGAAGAGGCTGAGGTTAATGCTGTCTTTCAGGCGGCATGTGATGCCAACGAAAACGAAAGACAACAGCAGAATATGCACAACAATAAGCTGCAGACGTCGGCCTCCAGCACAAGCCTGAGCTCGAATACAAACTACTCGACGACGTCCATGGCCAAAAAACAGCGTCGTTCAAATACCAGCTCCAGCAGATCGATTGCCAACACCCGCCAATTACAGGCCACCGCCAGCTCCATAGCTCAGGCGGCCCAAGATGATGATTTCGAGATTGATTCCAAGCTCATAGCCGATTTCATCAATCAGCAGACCACGGTCTTGGGCTCGGGTCGCTACAAGTGCAATTTGTGCCAGCAGGAGTTCAAGCAGTTCAAGGGCTTGCAAAATCACATGCACCTACACTCGAATTGGATAAGGGCGAATTGCAAGAAGCAACCACAATGCGAGATCTGTCAAAAGAAGTTCAAGGGTCCCGGCATGCTGAGGATGCACATGAAGACCCATCAATCGGCCAGCAAAGTGCCCACCTGTCACATATGCAACAAGACCTTCAAATCGAAGGCCATTCTCTATCGACATCGCCAGACACACCAGCAGCGTTCCTACTGCTGTGCCGTGGAAAATTGTCGAAAACATTTCTCCACCGCCTTGACCCTTAGATCTCATATTGAACGCAAACACCCGAACACTTCGAATATACCCAAGTACAAATGTGGAGAGTGCAATGATGTCTTCTACGACATTTATGGCCTGGAGGAACATTTGCAAAAAACAGGGCATGGTGGTGACAATCTCTCCTCGACAGTCTCCAGCAGCGGCGTCAGCTCACATGTTACACATGCTCAATCGTCCACTCAGAATTTAAGTATAACCAATGTACAAAGCAACAACTCCCACTTGCCCACGGTCACCATGACTGAGGTGGTCGGTAACAATGGGGACGTGTATATAGTTACGCAGGCGTAG
- the LOC106091749 gene encoding uncharacterized protein LOC106091749 isoform X2, giving the protein MCKDHGSTHKDAFYFLKMYNGNLIGRGQYHEICHSKTNPLMAWIPYDMMQQYYAQYLDPKDRINYMAKATDVSREKTELCHFRHSDLVNHISDNLFTCVVMIFEDNFYGLESSINVLVEIKPLMYELRNITYLPWVNSSLSYKTLLGKTALKNPSREQKQIYGSFNYEYVEKVVVNLSSVYKEEGLLRLPILFEHKNAVLKLDDKGIGGMDVTEKAYFGRKMDPKTKVRVDLIGQWAEHQHIFNADIYEYFGSGIKRFHDEMKNGNVSFMRIDSTEPVYEMPEPEDIVVAHLHSLNGKLFQRLTEEANETDTEADDFGDVFEDDDEEMHVEGLRDDTDDDGWGLYPWFVLILLAVGGILLAAIYGTVQKYSDKREPRKYKFTGVATK; this is encoded by the exons ATGTGCAAGGACCATGGTAGCACCCAcaaagatgccttctacttcTTGAAGATGTACAATGGCAATTTGATAGGTCGTGGTCAGTACCATGAAATATGCCATAGCAAAACGAATCCTTTGATGGCTTGGATACCCTATGATATGATGCAACAGTATTATGCCCAATATTTGGATCCAAAAGAT cgCATAAACTACATGGCCAAGGCAACTGATGTCTCACGTGAAAAGACCGAGTTATGTCAttttcgacattctgatttAGTCAACCATATATCCGACAACTTGTTCACCTGTGTGGTCATGATATTCGAGGATaatttt TATGGCCTGGAATCTAGTATCAATGTCTTGGTTGAGATAAAACCCTTAATGTATGAGCTACGTAATATAACCTACTTGCCTTGGGTCAACTCATCGCTTAGCTATAAAACCCTTTTGGGTAAGACAGCACTTAAGAACCCCAGTCGCGAGCAGAAacaaatatatggcagctttaactATGAATATGTGGAAAAGGTTGTTGTGAATCTAAGCTCCGTTTACAAGGAGGAGGGTCTATTAAGGCTGCCCATACTTTTTGAGCATAAAAATGCTGTACTAAAACTGGATGACAAAGGCATAGGTGGCATGGATGTCACAGag AAAGCCTATTTTGGCCGTAAAATGGATCCCAAGACTAAGGTCCGTGTCGATCTCATAGGCCAATGGGCCGAACATCAACACATTTTCAATGCTGATATCTATGAGTATTTTGGCTCTGGCATCAAACGTTTCCatgatgaaatgaaaaatggcAATGTTTCATTTATGCGCATTGATAGCACCGAACCGGTCTATGAAATGCCTGAACCTGAGGATATTGTGGTGGCACATCTTCATTCACTAAACGGCAAACTATTTCAACGCTTGACCGAGGAGGCCAACGAAACGGATACCGAGGCTGATGATTTTGGGGATGTATTTGAAGATGACGATGAGGAAATGCATGTCGAGGGCTTGCGGGATGATACCGATGATGATGGCTGGGGCTTATATCCTTGGTTTGTATTGATCCTTTTGGCGGTTGGTGGCATTTTGCTGGCCGCCATCTATGGGACAGTACAAAAATATAGTGATAAGAGGGAACCTAGGAAATATAAGTTTACCGGTGTAGCCACCAAATAG